The Ipomoea triloba cultivar NCNSP0323 chromosome 13, ASM357664v1 genomic interval TCTATGTTGAGGAAACAGTGCGGTTAACAACGGTATGTAATGCACATACAAAAAGCACACACTTTGGCACTTGTTTATTGTTCATTTTGGACTCATTTTAGAGTATAGTGTGTTTTAATGTTTAAACTCCTTACTATTGGTTTGAATCACAGCCTTATGTTTGCTTTGAATTGGTTTTTTGCATTAGCAGGCATGTTAATTTGGACCATTTCGAGATGAAAGGATAATGCAAGGATACCCCTTCAGTGACTCCCGAAGCTTAAAGTTGAAGCAATTGCACTCAGGCATTGCCCAATGTGTCAAGCTACACTCCAGCACATCAAGAAACTTCAGAGGGAGGTATTTGAGAAGCATTTCACTAGACTTTTTTAGCCTACGCGGAAATTGCACTCAAAGCCCTCCTTGCTCCATCTATTTAagcattatgtctcgaagaaagGCTTGAGCCTTTTCTAGAGTTTTCTCTTTCCTTCCTCTTTTCATCATTTATTCCTTGTATTCcttcaaattatttgtgtttctaTTTCTAAAGACACGGGTGGCTATATCTATTTTGGGATTAGGGTTTAACTTGCCTAGTCATATGCATGAATGTTATGTTTTGGTGCAAAGGAAGTTGAACATAATTCAAGAACATTCATGAATGCACCTAATTTGTCTATCACAGAAGTGGGTAGAGAAATTAGGGAGGTTTTGTGGATTGCTTGAGCTCTATTTGGTTTGTGTGCATTGTAGACTGTGGAAGTAAGATTACTTGTACAACTATGTATTTGGGTGACTATGGAAATGGCCTCAAACACCATACTGCAATCCCCCACAATCTATGAAACCAAATCACATTTCTAGTTTTCTACCATAGAGTAGGCACTTGGCAAATAGGCAACTAATTCTAAGTCCCAATCATTCCTCTCTTATTTTCACtcactttttatttgtttgtgcaTCAAGCTCTTAAATAATAGATTTCCCATAAGCTACTGATGAGCATTCACCAAATAAACCAGTCCAATAAGAAAACAGATGTAACAGAATTAGAGcttaaatttttagaaaatcaGAACATTAAACCTTAGACATCATCTTACCTCCCATTCTCCACTATCAGCTCCAGAAGTCACTTGTAATTAATCCGGCTTTTCTCTGTTACACTCATTGCCCACCTTTCCATATCCTCCTTCACTTCCCATATCTTGCTCTCCCTTTCCCAATTCCATATCTTTCTGAAATTTGATAATGTACCAGCTTCACTGTTTATGTTCACAAGTGCTTGCTAAAACACccaaaaaggaaggaaaatagtTAAAAAGTGTAAAGCAAAGTTCATTCAGATAGTAAATTCAGTTTATAAATAAACATGCCTTgcaaatatttttagatttatcAATGGCATCTAATCTTAGCGTTTTTGCTATCCTTACACAATTGATTCAAAGCTGGGGATAAACTGACTAGAATTTAGTAATATAAAGAAATAGAAGGAAGTAAAGGGCTCCCCTTTTGCAATTCCATCAAGTCATGTCAGATATAACTCCCTCATTTTgctgggttttttttttgggtcataACCTGTTtggtcaattttaatttaactaTCATCACTAATCAAAttcgaaaaataaataaataaagattaaCAATGGTGTCTTGGAACATTATGCTAACCCTTAAAATAAAGAACAGTTTTTACTGCTATCTGTTTGTACCAATAGTTCCTATGGATCACATTTTTCCCATACAAGTTCATACAATAAAACAGAACTTCCTTTGACCCAACTTATTGGCCACTACATTGATTTCTTTGCTAATTTCACCAAAACTTGACTTCACCTTTGCTGTTGAAacattttaaactttcaaaagaaaatttatatatattaataaacaaataaaaattaaaacagtcaaaatatcaaaagttcaaaagaaattcaaattttttgtaaaaatgggatggagggatAATTAAATTGTCATCAAGTTGGCATATACCATGATAAGAACGTTAAACAGTCTTTGAGCACAAAATCATCAAGCAGCATAAGTTTCAGATAGGTTCACACTAAACATATGAACTTTATCTACTGTAAACAACATAGCAAACAGAGAGTCCGTAGAAATATGTTAGCAGGATAAGAAAGTAATTTTGAATTTACCACTTTATGAGAAGGCAGGGGAACAACAAATGCTTCTGAATAATCATGACTTTCAGAATTCAATTCTAGGGATTGCTTCACAACCATAAGGGCTAGCTTAACATCAAGAAATCCAACGTCCACCATCCTTCTTAAAACTCTAGCCTGGAAGATCTTTCCCCTTAAGATGGTGGAAAACAATCTATTAGGTTATGCAGATATGTATCAAATATAACTCTAGAAGATAATTGAAAAGAGAGAAGACAGAGAGCTCAAAACCTGCTAGAATCCCTGAATGGGGAACGAATCTCAGGTCCTGGTATCATTGCTGCAAGCATAGCACATTCACCCAAGCTAAGAATAGATATATGCTTCCCGAAGTAAAAATTTGATGCAGACTGAACACCATAAATGCCATGTCCCCAGTATATCTGCAATTTACCATGATCCCATTTAGACTGGAAAGAGATATCCCAAAAGGAAGCTCTGGTCCAGAAATGCCTAATAAATTTAGTCAACTCTGATAAGTTAAGGATAGAACAGAAGGCTTTACTACAAAGAGAAAAGTTACAATCAAGGAAAGAAGTAGAGTTGCAACTCCTGTGCTTTTATGTACAAGAAACACTGTGATTTGTCAAATTCAATATCAACAACCCAGATAGTGATGCaaactataatattaatatgcagTACAGTGTAATGCAAACCCacataatagaaaataattcTTAAGTGCACAAAATGCAAAGCATGGAATAATACACGAACGCACACCTCtctatcttcttttctttcttctttattttattttattttattttaattacctGAAACATTTATATCTTCAGAGATTtcttctaaaaataaaattgtgcccATCAAAACAGTCTGAAAGATACACCATAATGCTAATCTTATGATGCTTGGAATCTCTACCCTCTATACAAAATGTATATATCTTCATTTGGAATAAAACACAAAGCTATCAAGCTCCATGGTTCAAAGAGAAACTTGATTCATGGGTCACAGaatttagagagtaaatcagtACAAATATGCTTGACCTTACATAAATAAGAGCTCAAGATTGTGAGTTTTGAAATTGTCCTCTCAACTGCCAGAGCCAGCACCATCTCAACAATTTTCCTCAAGAATGTACGTTCATTCCTCAGCAAGGTGTTTCGGACAAGCTGCATTTAAAATATTGGATAATACATgagttaaaattaaaagttcacAGAATGATGAGAAGGATCCTACAATTTGATAACAAAAATGAAGATATTAAAggaatttgattatttattctaaaaaaagCCAAAGTGAAAAGCTTCTCAAAGTACTTTTCAAAATCAACTTTTTAGACCAAATCGCTAATGTAAAAAACCATTTACAAAGCCGCTAATACATTAGTTATTAAGTCAAaaggctaaaaaaaaaaaaaaaaaaaaaaaaaaaaaaaaaaaaaaaaaaagatctctTTCTTCAAGTCGTTTACCTAATACCGAACAAGCCATTGTGGAACAATGGCCGAGATGAATATAGCGATAAAGCAAGTAAGCAACTAATAAACACTGAGAAATGGAGTTCAACTATAAAGCTAACAATTAGTCCCCTTTGGTGGTTTTTGCCCTCTGAAATTACAAGTAAAATAGAAAACCGGGGACTTGGAATTTGGAAAACAGGTTGAACAATCTTAAACTAACCCACTGAGACAAAACATCAAACAAGTCATATGCATTACTCCGCGTACCTGTTGGGTTATAGTGCTGCCACCACCGCGAGCCGAGAACGACAAAACTGCTCGAGCCACGCCAATAGGGTCGACGCCAAAATGGCTAAAGAAGCGGCGGTCCTCATACGCGACGACGGCCCGCACCAAATCCTGGGGGCAATGGACCATCACCTCGGAACGGGCTCGTTGGGAGAAGGCAATGAGCTGAGCCCATCTGTCGGGAAAGTCAGGGAGGAGGACGCCAGAGACGAGGCGGAGAGAAAGAAGGGCGAAGGAGAAAGCGAGAAGAATGAGAGTGGCGAGAGACGAATGGGTTTTGCGAGAAATGGCGTGGTCGTCGGAGGGGCAGTGGGAGAAGTGAAGCTGAAAATGTGGAGCTTTGGGAGGGGAATGAGTCGCTGAAGAAGGGAATATGGTGATTGTAGTGAAGGATGCACGAAGGATCTGTGGTGGCGCCACCAGATTGCGGTTGGGTTTTGGTGTCAGCAGGGTTTGACCAAAGGGGAAAGCGAAAGACGCCATCTGAGCCTCTAAGGACAGCAGATCAAATCAGGACAGCTCGGTTTGCTACATCAAACATGAAGACTGACTCCTAGGCTTctggttcaagttatgtaatTTATTCCGAGGATGTAATATAACTTATTGGAAGGGATGTGAAATATACACCTGTTTGATAAATGAATGTTAGTTTATTGATTCAAAAGGTATAactaattgataacattagttgattcaCTTGATTGTATAAAGGTATTTGTTAAATTAGCAAATAAGCCTAATGATATTTTGgagttaaaaaaattgattaaccaaacacttatattgattttttaaccaagtcattGTTAATAGTGTTCAAAGCTAAAATTGGCTGACACACTAACTATAATATTCTCTTCTCTTAGTTTTTATAATGTTTCTGAAGTTCAAACTcgtagttaattaattttaaaatcatttattttaatattttatcattgttttatttatttattttaatttttaaaattaagatacataaaaaaaaataggttaACGTTATTAAAGTAAattaatcattataatattaaaaaaaaaatagctctTCAACCAAACAGATAcctcaattttaaaccaaatacAAAAATCTAACATTCTAGTAATATAGCATTCCCAACAGTCTAACATTCTCTAAAGTAATCTAACATTTCCAACAATTCTACGAGGGTCTTGCTTggaactcaaaaaataaaaaggctcAATTTGGGGCATTTCCACTTTATGCATAATCTCTATAATGTTGTTGTCGAATTTTGAACATTGATCTTATATCAtaaactagtttttcacgcgcattgcgcgaatgacataatgcttaatgtttattattaaatataagtattttaaagtatatcaatgcaagattatataggagatgttcatgcatatgtaattgaattttaaatttgtttatttaaatcggtaattcaaaatttatttatgcaagataatatatgatatactgattataattgtcactgaaataaatgtttgcaattctGTAAAAAtgctaatctaaatacttagtctacaGATGATAGTATAAAGTGGAGTGAGTGTAGTGGTGGTAACTGGCCCCATCACTCCACAGACCACTTTGGATTGGCCCATAATTACTAATCATTTATAATACAAATCAGGACTATATTGGAAAAATGTAATGGTTAATATTTatgattaaaaatttatatatggaaaaaattataatacttatgaaaaGTTCGATCTATCTCACGAATAACGGAATAAAGATGCATAAGATGGTAAGAGATTTtgtcatttattttaatattttttttgaaatgaagAGATTTTGTTTAAACGAAGATAagtatatatttcaattttcacaTATATAGCCATTTCGAGAGTAATTGACAAAATCTTacagaaaattttgaaaaattaactgAAATAACgccacttgttttttttttttttttttgaatacgaAATAACGCCACTGTTAAACAAAAGTAATGCTCACTCAAATACAAGTATCGAGAAAGAAAGACAAAATAATACTGTGATAATAAACGCCATTGTAAAATCTGGTACGGCTTTTAAATATTGTGTTgttgtggtgtagtggttatcacgtcAGTCTTACACACTGAAGGTCCCTAGTTTGATCTTGGGCAGCAACATTTATAATTCTATTTGACTTGATAAGTGGGGGTAGGGGTATAAACCAAACGGCTACTTAATTTAGAGAAACCGAGCGGTTCGGTAAAAatcgtttgttttttttaataaataattgaaactggaatttcaaaatttcaattggaattcaaattccactTTGAAGTTTACTAGAATTCGTTCCACTTTGAACCAAccgttcgttttttttttttaataaataattgaaactggaatttcaaaatttcaattggaattcaaattccactTTGAAGTTTACTAGAATTCGTTCCACTTTGAACCGATCAGTACTTTATTTAGAGAAACTGAACAATTCGGTAAAAACCGTtcgtttttttaaatatatatacggagtaataaataattgaagctggaatttcaaattttcaattggaattcaaattccactTTGAAGTTTACTTGATATTGTTCCACTTTGAAGTTTACTAGAATTCGTTCCAGTTTAAATGGAATGGAATTCTAGTTTAACTGGAATGTCCATTCTAGTTTAAACTGAAGCGAATTTCAGTTTCTTCTGTTACAAGGCCATGcgtttgaaatatttttatgaatatttcaaaactattgtttaataattatcGTTTTTCAAATATTAACTGTGTAGATGTATGATTCTTCATCTTGTTATCAACAAAACACTCTAAATGACACTTTGGATTTTTCATCTTGTTATCAACAAGATATTTCTTTACAATTTGGATtgctatattatttttgtgtttgaattgttttgttcttatgtaatatttatattttagactttggatcatgcgaatatgtattgtttggtagtgtgtcgtttgaaaaattagtaaatgttaAAAATTGAACATCATAAACTGATCCGAAATAATTCCGAATCGAAAccgaactttattgtaaaactaaatggtatcattttttgtacTACAAAAATACCGAAACtgaaaaaaccgaaccgaatttcAAAGTGTAAACCCTAAGTGGGGGtccatttcattttcttttactcCGTAAAAAAAGTCAGGGGAAACACAAAAGTAATGCTCACTCAAATACAAGTATCGAAAAAGAAAGACATATAATACTGTCATAACATATTTGATACGGCTATTGAACATTGTGTTgctgtggtgtagtggttatcacgtcAGTCTTACACACTGAAGGTCCCCAGTTCGATCCTGGGCAGCAAcattttataattctatttgAGTTGATAAGTGGGGgtctatttcattttcttttactcCGTAAAAAATTCAGGGAAAACACAAAGAATCTGCGTTTGCCGGGAGTCGAACCCGGGTCTATTGCTTGGAAGGCAATTATCCTAACCGTTGGACTACAAACGCTGAACTGTTGTTGAATTgattctaaatatataacaacGTCATATACAAAAGATTGTAACAAAATATTTAGGCgtttaatgtttatttatttttccatatAATCTAATTACATCCATTTGATGGAACATAATATGGCATCTTCTTAACTATAATATAGCAAAAtcaccaaagaccttgtggtcaagtggcacctagTGTCCTGATTAatactctcacatggatgatggaagtGAATTTAAACCTCAGTGAAGTTaattgttgactcgttgtgcttcagtaagttgagaaagtgaaagtagttatgaacatatactatattgtaacagagtcagtagtactcaaaaaaataatatagcaAAATCTTTTTTGATGAAAAGTTCCCGCccaaagaaaagagaaaaagcaATCGTTTTGATTTAGGAAAAATATTTAATGAATGTTCTTAAATATGGAAATGGTTGGCCGAAATGGTTCATGTGgctgaaataattaataatctgcaattaaatatgataatgtTTAATTAGCCGCTTTGTGTGTGAGTTTGGTATGACTAGAAGTGAAGTTGatcattctattttttatcatcattctaataaaaatgcatatacCTTGTAGTGTATGTGGTCTCAATTAAAAGAATATCTCTTCAGTCGGTTCCCGACCAAAGAGGTAAGCTAAAGTGTTTTCTCGGAATTGAAATGGCCCAGTCTAGTAGTGGTATAGTCATTTCTCAAAGAAAGTATGCCTTGAATATTTTAGAAGAAACTGGTATGTTGGATTGTAGACTTATGGATAATCCAATGGATCCGAATGTTAAATTTCTATTAGGACAAGGAGAGTCATTGCCTGACCGAGAATGACACAGGAGATTAAGtggaaaattaaattatctCACAATCACACAACTAGATATCTCTTTTGTAGTTAGTGTATTGAGTCAGTTTCTTGAGAACCCTTGTGATACTCATTGGGATGCTATTGTTCGGGTTCTAAGGTATATCAAGAAGCACCGGGGCAAAGTTTACTATATGAAGATAAAGAGCATGCTCAAGGTTGTTGGGTATTCTGATACAGATTGGGCCGTTGTCCGTTTGACATGCGCTCTATTTCGTGTTATTGTGTACTCATTAGTGGTAATCTTATGTCTTGGAAAAGTAAAAAGTAGGATGTGGTTGCCAAGTCTAATGCTGAAGACCCTTGCCAGTTGCCACATGTGAGCTCATGTGGTTGAAGCACCTATTTTAAGAGTTGCAATGTGGCAATGTTGCTCAAATGACACTGATATGTGACAACCAAGAAGCTCCGCACATCGCCTCAAATCCAGTTTATCATGAGAGGACCAAACACATCGAGGTTGATTGTCACTTCATCAGAGAGAAGATCGTGTTAGGCTGTAACTAAACTAGCTTTGTCAATTCTGCAGATCAGTTAGCTGATATCCTAACAAAGTCCTCCTAGAGTTAGGTATATTTGTAATAAGTTTGGAGCATATGATTTATACTCTCCAACTTGAGGGGAGTGTTGAAACCCTAGGCTCTTTTAAGAATGGGTCTATTAGGTTAATAGTTAATTCTTATATAAATAGTACATATCTATACAATTCTTTACAGTGAATACTGAATACAATAAATCCTTTTTATTCTTTCCAATCATCTATTCTACCACGATGCTTTTCTAAACCACTATCATCATTAATGCTCTCATCATACTCCCCATTGTTCCTGTCACAATCCTCTTTACTACCATGTAAATATGCTTCATCCTCACCAATAGCTTTCCTAATTGTCCAAACCTCTACTTCGGTAggtataacaatataattttccaaGCAAAAAGTTTCAAAATCATCTACTAACTCCACTAAACCTATGCTAgtcattgtaaaaaaaaaaaaaactaatgggATCATCCTTACTATATCCTAATTCTTGGTACTTTTCTTGCAAGGTAATGAATCCTCATTCATCTACCTCCATATTTTGAAATATGTCTACTTTCTCTGCAACATATTTTGGGCACAAGCTTTGTTCTATCTGACCTCCATGccttatttttaatatgaaataataAGAACCTAGTTACAatacaataacataaaatattaatttacttatgCTAACCAACAATCATAGTAGAAAGTCTATTTCAAATTAATAGTACAAATATTCATTAGAATAATGCTCAACAAAGTTAGAATTCacattgtataataatattaattactaGACCTCATATGCTATACAAATATGCATTACTAGACCTCTTATGTGACTATAGCAAAGCACATTATCAAACACTACAACAAAGTACATATGTTACCACTAACAGAGCATGTGACTACAACAAAgcaaattattaaacaaaattaaaagcaCATGACCCCCATTTGATAAGCAAACAACAGAACAAATGCTAAGTGATCCCCATATGTTGTATATTGCATATGGCATACAAATGCACAAGCAAAACAGTTCCTATTTCATACGCCAATTACAACAcacattaaataaataaagaaatagagaAATTTGTAGGCAAATGGGGAAATGGTCCCCATTCAAAATAGAATACAATATATTACATCTTCACACTTTGAGCACTGTaggaaaatataaatacatgttATGCTTCTACCATTAGTTGCAACGATATCCATGAGTCTCTTCTAGTTGTAGTGATTTCAAATGCTTCGAAATTCACGGTTAGGGTTGTTAGTAAATAAAGGTTTCCATAGTTGCAATTGTTTATTTTGCCCAAATATTTGGACATTTTGATAAATGAATTCGATATGGTGAAAGAACAAGCGTGAAATGTAATGAAATTACTTCTTTACCCTTACCCTCATCGTAGGCTTGAATTGATGCCTAAAGTTGCtcgaggaccaaaatgggtaaaaaataattgatagtTAAAGGATGTAATTAACCAAATCAAAataactaagggtgtgtttagaaattaggaaaatgacttataggaaatgagtcatttttcataaaacattttcatttctcgTGTTTAGTTGCATTCCAGAAAAttatctttgtgtgtttggttcattttctggaaaacaagtagaattgtataattaaaattttaattgttgttaACTAAAAAATTGTTGACAACAGCTATGTTTTGcccaactattttttttccaaataacaaacataatattaataaaaaaagtatTGATTTTCGACGGAAACCAATATGGTTTTGATAGAAACCAGTACAAATTAGATTGATTTTGTCGAAAACAAGTCTAGTTTTTACTTGTTTCCGACGGTCTGGTTTGTGCTAGTTTCCATCGAAAACCAGTCTGATTTCGTCAAAAATCAGTCAAGATAGAAAGTGGAGGATGGTAGAAGAAGGGCAAGGAAGCATTCTCGAAAGAAgccaggaagaagaagaagttgaatccagaaaatgacttccctaaaaagaaaagggaagtcattttccagaaaaatcaagctatttttcctttgatcggaaatcattttccattgactccAATTTCCACCACTTTTCAAAcatagaaaatttaaaaattttgagtttcCAAACGCATCCTAAAATCAAAATGGTGAAattttgtgctcagatgacatgtagtgattctctcatatggaaggtcatgatatcgagtctcagtggaggcgatgaCATTAACTCTTGCGCTTCAacaaattgagaaagtatagatgaacagatactacaatgtaatagagtcagttgtattaaaaaacaTAGTCGAGCGACTATTTTGGTAGTTTCGTAatgaattaatatcacttttgatcccccgacttttgagttttattaattttggtgcacaactttaaattttttttcaattttagtgtctaactttgttatttttatcagttttgatATTTCCGACCAAATTGACAGTGAAATGTTGCCGGATTTTATATTCTAAGGGCAAAATCATTATCATCaaagaaagatcttcaatatctaaacaaaatcactgtaaaatcatatttataagTGTTTGATTGGTGCAAATAATGGGTAAGACAGACAGAATCTAGACATAGATCTATAAGATTTATAGCATCAACGATTGACAaacccttctttttctcttaaaatgatttttattttgtttagatattaaagatctttctttgggatGATGAGTAATGAGTTTGcccttaaaatacaaaattcgACAACATTTTGCTGTCAATTTGATTGGaaagactaaaattgataaaaataacaaaattaagcactaaaattgaaaattttaaagttgtgtaccaaaattgataaaactcgAAAGTAAAGGaaccaaaagtaatattaattctttcttAGTAAATTTAGAGTAAAGTAACAATAAAAATGTTCCTTTTTGTTGGCTATATACATTCATTTGTCTGAACTGTAGACCTCCCCGCAGTCTCGCTGCTCAGAATCTCTCGTTTCGCAGTGGGAGGATCTCTCAGGTAAGACCCGAACCCTCACCGCCCCGACAAAAACAACCTATCCTCTCTCTGTctatctatgtatatatgtgtgcatATTTGTTGGTCGTGGAGCTGATCTAGTTTTTCTGGAAAGCTAGGGTTTTGGTTCGACATGGCCTCGAAGCGAATTCTGAAAGAGCTCAAGGATCTCCAGAAAGATCCTCCTACCTCTTGCAGTGCTGGTATGTGTGATTCCAATTAATTGATTGTCTCTTTGTGACAAATTTAatctttaatctttttttttttctgagttCTCAACTTCATTTGCGTAATTTACTGCAATATATTTTGATGCCACTATCTGAACTGTTGGTGAGTGTAAAATCAGAGCTTTCATTCTGAGGTGTAATTTAGCCTTGGTACTGtctgtttattaaaaaaaaagaaggtaattGTTCCCTGTACTTGCAAGTTGGGCTTGGTGTAGTGAAGCTTGAAGTTCTAACCCATTAACCTGAGATTGCATTCAGATCCTAAGGGCTGGGGCCTTGGTGTGACCTTTTTTCTCTTTGCAGTTGTCTTCTCCTCGGACTACCTCCGTAATGATCTGATTTGTAAAAGAAATAATAGAAAGTTGGATGATAAATGCTTCTGAAAACTGCTCAAAGGAGAAGTCTAATTCCAATTGCTATTGATCTTTGATCTATCACCAAACTGATTTTCAGTTTATGCAATTGGGCTATAGAAAAGTTCCATTCCTAGGTCTTCTCTAGTGATTGGATTTTATCATTCATAAGTTTTCTTAATTCTATAGGTTATATCATTGAGTCGTTTGTTTACTTTCTAGTTTACATCTGTATGTAGGAGTGTAGGACTCCTAATGCTTCTGAAATTAAAGGGCATATAGAACTATAGAAGTGtgaaaaaacaaagagaaaggGAACTGGATGATAATGCTTGTTAATGAATTATGGTTATATCATTGAGTCGTTTGTTTACTTTCTAGTTTACATCTGTATGTAGGAGTGTAGGACTCCTAATGCTTCTGAAATTAAAGGCATATAGAACTATAGAAATGtgaaaaaacaaagagaaaggGAACTGGATGATAATGCTTGTTAATGAATTATGCTACTTATATTTTTGCTTAAGTATATTCTCAAGATTCTGGCTTTCACTTTCTGTTTTTAAACTTGATGTAATGGATGCACAGTTGACTTCTTTCAAGAGTACCACTAGCAAAGACCATCTTGGGCCTGAGTGTTGTAAAAATTTCTGAATTTGtgctttgtatttttttaatactcagACTTTCAGTAATATTATATGTTAATGTACACAAAGAAATCAATTTTTACATAgcactaaaaagtaaaaacacatGCAAACTTGTGAACATACCTACCCTGCAGAAATCTCACTTGACACTTGAAGGGAACACCCACTGCCCTCATAAAGTGTTGACATATCATCCTAGGAGCACAGATCTGTCACTTATAtttttttggatgcatttgctTGAAACTTTGTATGGTCTTCATTCCAAAACATATACTTCATTTTTTTGCTCCTGATGTAAACATTAGGCCCAGTTGCTGAAGATATGTTTCACTGGCAAGCAACAATAATGGGTCCACCTGACAGTCCTTATTCAGGCGGAGTATTTCTTGTTACCATTCATTTCCCACCTGATTATCCATTCAAGCCACCTAAGGTAACCCATCATCAATAGCTTTAATGCAGTCATGGTTATTGCATGAGGTGATTACTGATACATGTGCATAAGTTTGTTTCCTAATGTTTTGATATTTCTACATTTGTGATGCCCAAAAATG includes:
- the LOC116001879 gene encoding uncharacterized protein LOC116001879 isoform X2, with the translated sequence MASFAFPFGQTLLTPKPNRNLVAPPQILRASFTTITIFPSSATHSPPKAPHFQLHFSHCPSDDHAISRKTHSSLATLILLAFSFALLSLRLVSGVLLPDFPDRWAQLIAFSQRARSEVMVHCPQDLVRAVVAYEDRRFFSHFGVDPIGVARAVLSFSARGGGSTITQQLVRNTLLRNERTFLRKIVEMVLALAVERTISKLTILSSYLCKIYWGHGIYGVQSASNFYFGKHISILSLGECAMLAAMIPGPEIRSPFRDSSRGKIFQARVLRRMVDVGFLDVKLALMVVKQSLELNSESHDYSEAFVVPLPSHKVVMTQKKNPAK
- the LOC116001879 gene encoding uncharacterized protein LOC116001879 isoform X1; translated protein: MASFAFPFGQTLLTPKPNRNLVAPPQILRASFTTITIFPSSATHSPPKAPHFQLHFSHCPSDDHAISRKTHSSLATLILLAFSFALLSLRLVSGVLLPDFPDRWAQLIAFSQRARSEVMVHCPQDLVRAVVAYEDRRFFSHFGVDPIGVARAVLSFSARGGGSTITQQLVRNTLLRNERTFLRKIVEMVLALAVERTISKLTILSSYLCKIYWGHGIYGVQSASNFYFGKHISILSLGECAMLAAMIPGPEIRSPFRDSSRGKIFQARVLRRMVDVGFLDVKLALMVVKQSLELNSESHDYSEAFVVPLPSHKVQALVNINSEAGTLSNFRKIWNWERESKIWEVKEDMERWAMSVTEKSRINYK